In Candidatus Sulfotelmatobacter sp., the following proteins share a genomic window:
- a CDS encoding aminotransferase class III-fold pyridoxal phosphate-dependent enzyme: protein MIASSKDLQSLHARYVLTPWTQSGGPPPPVIVRGEGIYLYDSEGKRYADLTAGLIAVNLGHGYPSVIQAMHEQIDRLCFSPPSWFNDKRAELGEALSAIAPWGGEGCRSFFTVGGADANEDAVKFARALTGRSKVFSAYRSFHGSATGAATLTGENRRWFNEPGSVMTGVVHFWAPYPYRSPFFTDDPAQETARALAHLRETIEAENANSVAAILIESVVGSNGVIVFPPGYLAGVRALCDEYGIVMILDEVMTGFGRTGAAFGAEKFGVVPDMISFAKGVTSGYVPLGGVLVRENLAKAFDARPVPGGHTYSGHPVSMATGLAAVQAYLRDGIFPRAAALEAKIRARLEKLRDKHEIVGDVRGVGAFFALEFVSDRAKRTPLVPWQGKNAGIMPTLFAGLAKRGVFAWGRYDVMHIGPPLTIEDDQLDEVTAALDGAIGDLADAYAKTK from the coding sequence ATGATCGCCTCGTCGAAGGACCTGCAGAGCCTCCACGCGCGCTACGTGCTGACCCCCTGGACGCAGTCGGGTGGTCCGCCGCCGCCGGTCATCGTCCGGGGCGAGGGGATCTACCTGTACGACTCCGAGGGCAAGCGCTACGCCGACCTGACCGCGGGGCTGATCGCGGTCAACCTGGGTCACGGCTACCCGTCGGTCATCCAGGCGATGCACGAGCAGATCGACCGGCTGTGCTTCAGCCCGCCGAGCTGGTTCAACGACAAGCGCGCCGAGCTGGGAGAAGCGCTCAGCGCGATCGCGCCGTGGGGCGGCGAAGGCTGCCGCTCGTTCTTCACCGTCGGCGGGGCCGACGCGAACGAAGACGCGGTCAAGTTCGCCCGCGCGCTGACGGGCCGCTCGAAGGTCTTCAGCGCGTACCGCTCGTTCCACGGTTCGGCCACCGGCGCGGCGACGCTGACCGGCGAGAACCGCCGCTGGTTCAACGAGCCCGGCAGCGTGATGACCGGCGTCGTGCACTTCTGGGCGCCCTATCCGTATCGCAGCCCGTTCTTCACCGACGATCCGGCCCAAGAGACGGCGCGCGCGCTGGCGCATCTGCGCGAGACGATCGAAGCGGAGAACGCGAACAGCGTCGCCGCGATCCTGATCGAGAGCGTCGTCGGGTCGAACGGCGTCATCGTCTTCCCGCCCGGCTATCTCGCCGGCGTGCGCGCGCTGTGCGACGAGTACGGCATCGTCATGATCCTCGACGAGGTGATGACCGGCTTCGGGCGCACGGGCGCCGCGTTCGGCGCGGAGAAGTTCGGCGTCGTTCCCGACATGATCAGCTTCGCCAAGGGCGTGACCTCGGGCTACGTCCCGCTCGGCGGCGTGCTGGTGCGCGAGAACCTCGCCAAGGCCTTCGACGCGCGCCCGGTACCTGGCGGCCACACGTATTCGGGGCACCCGGTCTCGATGGCGACCGGACTCGCCGCCGTGCAGGCTTACCTGCGCGACGGTATCTTCCCGCGTGCCGCTGCCCTCGAAGCGAAGATTCGCGCGCGGCTCGAGAAGCTGCGCGACAAACACGAGATCGTCGGCGACGTGCGCGGCGTGGGCGCATTCTTCGCGCTCGAGTTCGTCAGCGACCGCGCGAAGCGCACGCCGCTGGTGCCGTGGCAAGGGAAGAACGCGGGCATCATGCCGACGCTCTTCGCCGGCCTGGCCAAGCGCGGCGTCTTCGCGTGGGGCCGGTACGACGTCATGCACATCGGTCCGCCGCTCACCATCGAGGACGATCAGCTCGACGAGGTCACCGCCGCGCTCGACGGCGCG
- a CDS encoding RDD family protein, with the protein MRTMQPPPPGTPPPPEDPTIAMHAVEPPPQPPPRAPVVEVEDAHFVEGPPPRYAGIARRPPTGHPLGDAFARLFAFGVDLALVAGVVTLLCYALIAINPITGLPTNTQRGFDATLGLGIAIALVYVWVAEAFTGTTIGKLLFGLHVYARGTRTIGLTRAFLRGVLRPIDVLLIGGIMVPFPARRRLGDYAAGTMVARTPLRGFGPLLGLLLAIVLIGIPLVLVGPTRTLAGVFAFAEFVPPLAAHLWQLASNGVHQLIGR; encoded by the coding sequence ATGCGCACGATGCAACCCCCGCCGCCCGGCACGCCGCCGCCGCCCGAGGATCCGACCATCGCGATGCACGCGGTCGAGCCGCCGCCGCAGCCGCCCCCGCGCGCGCCCGTCGTCGAGGTCGAGGACGCGCACTTCGTCGAGGGGCCGCCGCCACGCTACGCGGGCATCGCGCGGCGGCCGCCGACGGGGCATCCGCTGGGCGACGCGTTCGCGCGGCTGTTCGCGTTCGGCGTCGACCTCGCGCTCGTCGCCGGCGTCGTCACGCTGCTCTGCTACGCCCTGATCGCGATCAACCCGATCACCGGCCTGCCGACCAACACGCAACGGGGCTTCGACGCGACGCTCGGGCTGGGCATCGCGATCGCGCTGGTCTACGTGTGGGTCGCGGAGGCGTTCACCGGGACGACGATCGGCAAGCTCCTGTTCGGCTTGCACGTCTACGCGCGCGGCACGCGCACGATCGGTCTCACGCGCGCGTTCTTGCGCGGCGTGCTGCGGCCGATCGACGTGCTGCTGATCGGCGGCATCATGGTGCCGTTTCCGGCCCGTCGCCGACTCGGCGACTACGCGGCGGGCACGATGGTCGCGCGCACGCCGCTGCGCGGCTTCGGTCCGCTGTTGGGCTTGTTGCTCGCGATCGTGCTGATCGGCATTCCGCTCGTGCTGGTCGGGCCGACGCGCACGCTGGCGGGCGTGTTCGCGTTCGCCGAGTTCGTGCCGCCGCTGGCCGCGCATCTCTGGCAGCTGGCGTCGAACGGCGTCCACCAGCTCATCGGCCGCTGA